A stretch of Phragmites australis chromosome 12, lpPhrAust1.1, whole genome shotgun sequence DNA encodes these proteins:
- the LOC133887320 gene encoding uncharacterized protein LOC133887320: MSDGHGDVPGGYFVGRPTNHAAVPESQAAGEQKPATTQTPNGYFVGRPESHHEQQQVPQQTTNPSRSSFLAKCCPCLAGGGAAD, translated from the exons ATGAGCGACGGTCATGGAGATGTTCCTG GAGGCTACTTCGTTGGCCGTCCAACCAACCACGCGGCAGTGCCGGAATCACAGGCCGCCGGTGAGCAGAAGCCGGCGACCACGCAAACTCCTAACG GTTACTTCGTCGGCCGTCCGGAGAGCCATCACGAGCAGCAACAAGTACCGCAGCAAACCACTAATCCGAGCAGATCAAGCTTCTTGGCCAAATG CTGTCCATGCCTCGCCGGCGGTGGAGCTGCGGATTAG
- the LOC133886913 gene encoding uncharacterized protein LOC133886913, producing MTQNIIDTAVDRVLLECADKVLAENDLQLDGQVAEVFSANDDVHSSESPPTDFLGVGTGGADFDRGSSGCGYGGLVTHAEATLAKAACVRAASTAVRGAAGVGTPAAVLAAAAVEEVCNTPKRSNPRLAKHNDDDSIQKAKKRAAWKNLDFSGGNLQGDLLDPTMVHAA from the exons ATGACCCAAAATATTATTGATACGGCGGTGGACAGGGTCCTGCTTGAGTGTGCAGACAAAGTGCTTGCTGAAAATGATTTGCAGCTTGATGGTCAGGTGGCAGAGGTTTTTTCAGCAAATGATGACGTGCATAGTTCAGAGAGCCCTCCTACAGATTTTCTTGGAGTCGGTACAGGTGGTGCTGATTTTGATCGTGGCTCTAGTGGTTGCGGTTATGGTGGTCTAGTTACTCACGCTGAAGCCACTCTTGCCAAGGCTGCTTGTGTCAGGGCTGCGAGCACAGCAGTTCGTGGTGCTGCAGGAGTGGGTACCCCTGCGGCTGTGCTTGCTGCTGCAGCTGTGGAGGAGGTGTGCAACACACCAAAGCGTTCAAATCCTCGGTTGGCTAAGCATAATGACGACGACTCTATTCAGAAGGCAAAGAAGAGGGCGGCATGGAAGAATTTGGACTTCAGTGGAG GTAATCTTCAGGGCGACTTATTGGATCCGACAATGGTCCATGCTGCATAA
- the LOC133886915 gene encoding uncharacterized protein LOC133886915, with product MASPAAVVRLRELALALAPRAELSAAVAATLAECCTGLLHAGSGDTEAVHAALDALFAAGGGYAMRCHADGLAPLVLDGDLAVREAIRRAGTLGQYEESCYYLKNRVTEEARGENRRISRMSILQNSDFFIANMHLVV from the exons ATGGCGTCGCCCGCCGCGGTGGTACGGCTGCGGGAgctggcgctggcgctggcACCCAGGGCGGAGCTCTCTGCCGCCGTCGCGGCCACGCTCGCCGAGTGCTGCACAGGCCTCCTCCATGCTGGCAGTGGGGACACTGAGGCAGTGCATGCGGCGCTCGACGCGCTTTTCGCCGCGGGCGGAGGGTACGCGATGCGGTGCCACGCCGACGGGCTCGCGCCGCTGGTCTTGGACGGCGACCTGGCCGTGCGGGAGGCCATCAGGAG AGCAGGAACATTGGGTCAGTATGAAGAATCCTGTTACTATCTGAAGAACAGAGTTACGGAAGAAGCACGAGGTGAGAACAGGCGCATCAGTCGAATGAGTATCCTGCAAAATAGTGACTTTTTCATAGCAAACATGCATCTGGTAGTGTGA